One genomic segment of Salinigranum rubrum includes these proteins:
- a CDS encoding DUF7549 family protein, protein MVWVRSEYAGELAVLSTWLSAFIPWNVMLSSVAGGSVLFVRFPFLQIRYAYGVPFAEGTLILDPLSAISFQAGNSIAVAYQAWAVGAAVFAVAFVFSILYYLAEARVEALPVDPVRVVGALLGLTGVVLAAATYLLLTRGFPGIPIPLGVVFLLVFGGVLLTIDRTD, encoded by the coding sequence ATGGTCTGGGTCCGCTCGGAGTACGCCGGGGAACTCGCCGTCCTGTCGACGTGGCTGTCGGCGTTCATCCCCTGGAACGTGATGCTCTCCTCGGTGGCGGGCGGGAGCGTGCTGTTCGTTCGCTTTCCCTTCCTCCAGATCAGGTACGCCTACGGCGTGCCGTTCGCCGAGGGGACCCTGATACTGGACCCGCTGTCGGCCATCTCGTTTCAGGCCGGCAACTCCATCGCCGTCGCCTACCAGGCGTGGGCCGTCGGCGCGGCCGTCTTCGCCGTCGCGTTCGTCTTCTCGATACTCTACTACCTCGCCGAAGCGCGCGTCGAGGCGCTCCCGGTCGACCCCGTCAGAGTCGTCGGCGCGCTCCTCGGACTGACGGGCGTCGTCCTCGCCGCCGCGACGTACCTGCTTCTCACCCGCGGCTTTCCCGGCATCCCCATCCCCCTCGGCGTGGTGTTCCTCCTCGTCTTCGGCGGGGTGCTCCTCACCATCGACCGGACCGACTGA
- a CDS encoding lysylphosphatidylglycerol synthase transmembrane domain-containing protein: MSDTKSASPSASTSTSEAASEPNASVDRRTLAKVGVGLVAALVLIYLFGRVIGWGEITSALGEANLWWVVPACLSSLVCLVVWTKSWDVILGVLGVDIPFRSLVPIYFAATFADYVTPFGKAGGGPFIAYVLSTDDRASYQESLAGVVTADLLNLLPFFTFAGVGFVALTATGSLPSRADALVLGLAVLAFVLPGLLFLSWRKEALVRRTVVRIVSPIAARTDRVSVDSARHRVVDFYRRLDVIAEHPRTLAYTLVFAYTGWVFFAAPLYLAGRSLGVPLDPLLVLFIVPASTLAGVTPTPGGLGGIEAAVVALLVALTPTAPSAAAAVALLYRIASYWFVVAVAGLAALYEVYTH, from the coding sequence ATGTCGGACACGAAATCAGCGTCCCCGTCCGCGTCCACGTCCACGTCGGAGGCCGCGAGCGAACCGAACGCCTCCGTCGACCGGCGGACGCTGGCGAAAGTCGGCGTCGGACTCGTCGCCGCTCTGGTCCTCATCTACCTCTTCGGGAGGGTCATCGGGTGGGGCGAGATCACGTCGGCCCTCGGCGAGGCGAACCTCTGGTGGGTCGTCCCGGCGTGTCTCTCCTCGCTGGTCTGCCTGGTGGTCTGGACGAAGTCGTGGGACGTCATCCTCGGCGTTCTCGGCGTCGACATCCCGTTTCGCTCGCTCGTCCCGATCTACTTCGCCGCGACGTTCGCCGACTACGTCACCCCGTTCGGGAAGGCCGGCGGCGGCCCGTTCATCGCGTACGTGCTCTCGACGGACGACCGCGCCTCCTATCAGGAGAGCCTCGCGGGCGTCGTCACGGCCGACCTGCTCAACCTCCTCCCGTTCTTCACGTTCGCGGGGGTGGGCTTCGTCGCGCTGACGGCCACCGGCTCTCTCCCGTCGCGCGCCGACGCGCTCGTCCTCGGGCTCGCCGTCCTGGCGTTCGTGCTGCCGGGACTGCTCTTTTTGAGTTGGCGGAAGGAGGCGCTCGTCCGGCGGACCGTCGTCCGAATCGTCTCGCCCATCGCCGCCCGGACCGACCGCGTCTCGGTCGACTCGGCCCGCCACCGCGTCGTCGACTTCTACCGCCGCCTCGACGTCATCGCCGAACACCCGCGGACCCTCGCGTACACGCTCGTCTTCGCGTACACCGGCTGGGTGTTCTTCGCCGCGCCGCTGTACCTCGCCGGCCGGTCGCTGGGCGTCCCGCTGGACCCGTTGTTGGTATTGTTCATCGTCCCGGCGAGTACACTCGCCGGCGTGACGCCGACGCCGGGCGGTCTCGGCGGCATCGAGGCGGCCGTCGTCGCCCTCCTCGTCGCGCTCACGCCGACGGCACCCTCGGCGGCCGCCGCCGTCGCACTCCTCTACCGCATCGCGAGCTACTGGTTCGTCGTGGCCGTGGCCGGCCTCGCGGCGCTGTACGAGGTCTACACCCACTGA
- a CDS encoding glycoside hydrolase family 13 protein, producing the protein MSERDIERRWWKEAVVYQIYPRSFNDSDGDGIGDIPGIVEKVEYLDDLGVDVVWLCPVYDSPNADNGYDIRDYRAIMDEFGTMADWETLLDELHARDIKLIMDLVVNHTSDEHEWFVRSRVEEEGYEDFYWWREGRDADEVSWSAKEGPEGEAPPNAWKSFFGGPAWAYDDGREEWYLHLFDVKQPDLNWENPRVRDEVFDMMEWWFDKGIDGFRMDVINLVSKPDGLPNDPEDPFGGAMSQSTNGPRIHEFLSEMSERVLDDEYLTVGEMLGPEMPMAHARRYLDPDEDGLSMLFHFEHMLLDRGDAIWERGEWALSDLKAVFNRWDEGLEEVGWNSLYLNNHDQPRMVSRFGNDGEYRRESAKLLGTLLHTLRGTPYIYQGEELGMTNYPFDSLDEFRDVDTLNPLRNAIADGDVESFDAVKEVVRANSRDNARTPVQWSSDPNAGFTDGEPWIPVNPNYEEVNIESERRDDDSVWHYYRDLISLRSEYDVVVYGEYDPLFPDDDTVWVYTRTLTGEESDEQLLVALNFSDDEVAVGLSEVVTSDHATLLIGNYGDGGDGDAGADAEGELAAGDLHLRPWEARVYHHER; encoded by the coding sequence ATGAGCGAACGCGACATCGAGCGGCGGTGGTGGAAGGAGGCGGTCGTCTACCAGATATACCCACGGAGCTTCAACGACTCGGACGGGGACGGCATCGGCGATATTCCAGGCATCGTCGAGAAGGTCGAGTACCTCGACGACCTCGGCGTCGACGTCGTCTGGCTCTGCCCCGTGTACGACTCGCCCAACGCGGACAACGGGTACGACATCCGCGACTACCGGGCCATCATGGACGAGTTCGGGACGATGGCCGACTGGGAAACGTTGCTCGACGAACTCCACGCCCGTGACATCAAACTCATCATGGACCTCGTGGTGAACCACACCTCCGACGAACACGAGTGGTTCGTCAGGTCGCGCGTCGAAGAGGAGGGGTACGAGGACTTCTACTGGTGGCGCGAGGGCCGCGACGCCGACGAGGTGTCGTGGTCGGCGAAGGAGGGACCCGAGGGAGAGGCCCCACCGAACGCCTGGAAGTCGTTCTTCGGCGGCCCCGCGTGGGCGTACGACGACGGGCGGGAGGAGTGGTATCTCCACCTCTTCGACGTCAAGCAGCCGGACCTCAACTGGGAGAACCCTCGGGTCAGAGACGAAGTGTTCGACATGATGGAGTGGTGGTTCGACAAGGGTATCGACGGCTTCCGGATGGACGTCATCAACCTCGTCTCCAAGCCCGACGGGTTGCCGAACGACCCCGAGGATCCGTTCGGCGGTGCGATGTCGCAATCGACGAACGGCCCGCGAATCCACGAGTTCCTCTCGGAGATGAGCGAGCGCGTCCTCGACGACGAGTATCTCACGGTGGGGGAGATGCTCGGGCCGGAGATGCCGATGGCGCACGCGCGTCGCTACCTCGACCCGGACGAGGACGGCCTCTCGATGCTCTTTCACTTCGAGCACATGCTGCTCGACCGGGGCGACGCCATCTGGGAGCGCGGCGAGTGGGCGCTCTCGGATCTCAAGGCGGTGTTCAACCGCTGGGACGAAGGTCTAGAGGAGGTGGGGTGGAACTCGCTGTACCTCAACAACCACGACCAGCCGCGGATGGTGTCGCGGTTCGGGAACGACGGCGAGTACCGCCGGGAGTCGGCGAAGCTCCTCGGGACGCTCCTGCACACGCTTCGGGGGACGCCGTACATCTACCAGGGAGAGGAGCTGGGGATGACGAACTACCCGTTCGACTCCCTCGACGAGTTCCGCGACGTGGACACGCTCAACCCCCTTCGAAACGCCATCGCGGACGGCGACGTGGAGTCGTTCGACGCGGTGAAGGAGGTGGTCCGCGCGAACAGCCGCGACAACGCGCGGACGCCGGTGCAGTGGTCGTCCGATCCGAACGCGGGGTTCACCGACGGCGAGCCGTGGATTCCGGTCAACCCCAATTACGAGGAGGTGAACATCGAGTCCGAACGGCGCGACGACGACTCCGTCTGGCACTACTACCGCGACCTCATCAGCCTCCGCAGTGAGTACGACGTCGTCGTCTACGGCGAGTACGACCCGCTGTTCCCCGACGACGACACGGTGTGGGTGTACACCCGGACGCTCACGGGTGAGGAGAGCGACGAACAGCTTCTGGTCGCCCTGAACTTCTCCGACGACGAGGTCGCCGTCGGTCTCTCGGAGGTGGTCACGAGCGACCACGCCACGCTCCTCATCGGGAACTACGGAGACGGCGGCGACGGTGACGCGGGCGCCGACGCCGAGGGGGAACTCGCAGCGGGCGACCTCCACCTCCGACCGTGGGAGGCGCGAGTCTACCACCACGAGCGCTGA
- a CDS encoding uracil-DNA glycosylase family protein, translating to MKNVTDRTSNPFGMRPDCARFVPGYGDANAHFHVIGDHPGVHGGADTGVPFTNEAGHRLQAALAEAGLLETTGDEPTVDRTYLSYLHMCVPDGDAPTEADYTELERYLDAELRAIAAHVLLPVGARATAYVLRNHTARPADDGLDLHALHGTEVLGSGFLVVPVLDPAEWTDAEHDRLVDGLRELQRTDYRREVDLGRFLAGDQPYHVR from the coding sequence GTGAAGAACGTCACGGACCGGACGAGCAACCCCTTCGGGATGCGACCGGACTGTGCCCGCTTCGTTCCCGGCTACGGCGACGCAAACGCGCACTTTCACGTCATCGGCGACCACCCCGGCGTCCACGGCGGTGCCGACACCGGCGTCCCGTTCACGAACGAGGCTGGCCACCGACTCCAGGCCGCACTCGCCGAGGCAGGACTCCTCGAAACCACGGGCGACGAACCGACGGTCGACCGAACCTACCTCTCGTACCTCCACATGTGCGTCCCCGACGGCGACGCCCCGACGGAGGCCGACTACACGGAACTCGAACGCTACCTCGACGCCGAACTCCGCGCCATCGCGGCGCACGTCCTGCTCCCGGTCGGCGCGCGCGCGACGGCGTACGTCCTCAGGAACCACACGGCGCGGCCGGCCGACGACGGACTCGACCTGCACGCCCTGCACGGCACCGAGGTTCTGGGGTCGGGCTTTCTCGTGGTCCCCGTCCTCGACCCGGCGGAGTGGACCGACGCGGAGCATGACCGACTCGTCGACGGCCTCCGCGAACTCCAGCGGACAGACTACCGCCGCGAGGTCGACCTCGGGCGGTTCCTCGCCGGGGACCAGCCGTATCACGTCCGGTGA
- a CDS encoding alpha-glucosidase, with product MTVPDDDRAWWKESVVYQIYPRSFNDSNGDGIGDLQGVVEKLDYLDALGVDVVWLCPVYESPNVDNGYDVSDYRAILDTFGTMADWEALLEGLHDRGIRLIMDLVVNHTSDEHAWFRRSRAEEEGYEDFYFWRDGEPVSEAEYEEGRYDPAEYGLPRDVRERPPNDWESFFGGSAWTFDEERGQWYLHVFDERQPDLNWANPRVREEVFDMMEFWFDRGIDGFRMDVINLISKPEELPDGEDETAIVRGADEFVNGPRVHEYVRQIHDEAVPDDAMTVGEMVEMDVDEARQFLGEDGDGMSMAFNFDHMRLDFGPDGSRWSKADWSVRELKATITRWQEGLDGEGWNSLYLNNHDEPRMVSRFGSERYRRESAMLLATLLYTLQGTPFIYQGEEIGMTNYPFTSLGEVRDVDTLRNVETLERRGRFASDDELLDLVRYRSRDNARTPMQWDSSLSAGFTDGEPWIPVNPNHEEVNVESERADPDSVWHYYRDLISLRHEEDVLVYGSYDLLLPEHDRLWVYTRTVTDEDGTIEEQTLTVLNFGDTETEFEPPASVAGDAEEVIVSNYDVDSTRVERETLRPWEARVYRLA from the coding sequence ATGACTGTCCCTGACGACGACCGAGCGTGGTGGAAGGAATCCGTCGTCTACCAGATCTACCCTCGGAGCTTCAACGACAGCAACGGCGACGGTATCGGCGACCTGCAGGGAGTCGTCGAGAAACTCGACTACCTCGACGCACTGGGCGTCGACGTCGTCTGGCTCTGCCCCGTCTACGAGTCTCCCAACGTCGACAACGGCTACGACGTCTCCGACTACCGGGCGATTCTCGACACGTTCGGGACGATGGCCGACTGGGAGGCGTTGCTGGAGGGACTGCACGACCGTGGAATACGGCTCATCATGGACCTCGTGGTGAACCACACCTCCGACGAACACGCGTGGTTCCGGCGGTCGCGGGCCGAAGAGGAAGGGTACGAGGACTTCTACTTCTGGCGCGACGGCGAACCCGTTTCCGAGGCCGAGTACGAGGAGGGTCGCTACGACCCCGCCGAGTACGGTCTGCCGCGAGACGTCCGCGAGCGCCCACCGAACGATTGGGAGTCGTTCTTCGGCGGGTCGGCGTGGACGTTCGACGAGGAACGCGGGCAGTGGTACCTTCACGTGTTCGACGAGCGACAGCCGGACCTAAACTGGGCGAACCCCCGGGTGCGAGAGGAGGTGTTCGACATGATGGAGTTCTGGTTCGACAGGGGCATCGACGGCTTTCGGATGGACGTCATCAACCTCATCTCCAAGCCCGAGGAACTCCCGGACGGCGAGGACGAGACGGCCATCGTCCGCGGCGCGGACGAGTTCGTCAACGGCCCGCGCGTCCACGAGTACGTCCGACAGATCCACGACGAAGCCGTCCCCGACGACGCGATGACCGTCGGCGAGATGGTCGAGATGGACGTCGACGAGGCGAGACAGTTCCTCGGCGAGGACGGCGACGGCATGAGCATGGCGTTCAACTTCGACCACATGCGCCTCGACTTCGGCCCCGACGGGAGCCGCTGGTCGAAGGCCGACTGGAGCGTCCGAGAGCTGAAAGCGACCATCACGCGCTGGCAGGAGGGGCTCGACGGCGAGGGGTGGAACTCGCTGTACCTCAACAACCACGACGAACCGCGGATGGTCTCGCGCTTCGGCAGCGAGCGCTACCGGCGGGAGTCGGCGATGTTACTCGCGACGCTTCTGTACACGCTACAGGGCACGCCGTTCATCTACCAGGGCGAGGAAATCGGGATGACGAACTACCCCTTCACCTCGCTCGGAGAGGTCCGCGACGTCGACACGCTCAGGAACGTCGAGACGCTCGAACGGAGGGGACGCTTCGCCAGCGACGACGAACTCCTCGACCTCGTCCGGTATCGGTCCAGGGACAACGCGCGGACGCCGATGCAGTGGGATTCGAGCCTCAGCGCGGGATTCACCGACGGCGAGCCGTGGATTCCGGTCAACCCCAATCACGAGGAGGTGAACGTCGAGAGCGAGCGAGCGGACCCCGACTCCGTCTGGCACTACTACCGCGACCTCATCTCGCTGCGTCACGAGGAGGACGTCCTCGTGTACGGTTCGTACGACCTCCTTCTCCCCGAGCACGACCGCCTGTGGGTCTACACGCGGACGGTGACAGACGAGGACGGAACGATCGAGGAGCAGACGCTGACGGTGCTGAACTTCGGGGACACCGAGACGGAGTTCGAGCCGCCCGCGAGCGTCGCCGGAGACGCAGAGGAGGTCATCGTCTCGAACTACGACGTCGACTCGACGCGCGTCGAACGAGAGACGCTGCGGCCGTGGGAGGCGCGGGTGTACCGGCTAGCGTAG
- a CDS encoding type II/IV secretion system ATPase subunit translates to MSRQTTEKDGEDPVSPTEEVTGPLSGLRRGVRRALGMVGIGGFEYRPLQPSVDGPLSEFSLPPGHDEVERYWVNAPYTYVVVTYDEEASEHRYNVVEPDLDAFGRTLLERVRRDIRDPLLYRDGTDVLDAIALREELESLLNEYGVDIDVGTFHALWYYLVRDFLGYDRVTPLMNDPHIEDISCDGYDLPIFVYHSGYTDIETSVTFDQEKLDNYVVRLAQRSGRHVSVGDPVVGTTLPNGSRAELALGEEVTPRGSAFTLRMYADEPFTPIDLIDYGTFSVEQMAYLWLCIENNRSLIFAGGTASGKTTSMNAVSMFIPPRSKVLTIEDTRELTLYHDNWLSSVTRTRLHEGADIDMYDLLRSALRHRPEFIIVGEVRGEEAVTLFQAMNTGHTTFSTMHADSVETVINRLENEPINVPRAMVQSLDLLCVQTLTRFDGERVRRSKGIGEIGSIDQRTGELDYSNAFAWNAETDSFDRFDSTLLDDIRDDRGWTQTELRREMRNRERFLRFLAERGVNDYRTFTALVNEYYVHPDRVMQRVEEAREAEVPAE, encoded by the coding sequence ATGTCTCGGCAAACTACAGAGAAAGACGGGGAGGACCCGGTGTCGCCGACGGAGGAGGTCACGGGACCGCTCAGCGGACTGCGACGCGGCGTGCGGCGGGCACTCGGGATGGTCGGTATCGGCGGGTTCGAGTATCGCCCGTTGCAGCCGTCGGTGGACGGGCCACTGAGCGAGTTCTCGCTTCCGCCCGGTCACGATGAGGTCGAACGCTACTGGGTGAACGCGCCGTACACGTACGTCGTCGTCACCTACGACGAGGAGGCGAGCGAGCACCGGTACAACGTGGTCGAACCCGACCTCGACGCGTTCGGGAGGACGCTCCTCGAACGGGTCCGACGCGACATCCGCGACCCGCTCCTGTACCGGGACGGAACCGACGTACTGGACGCGATTGCACTCAGGGAAGAACTCGAATCGCTCCTCAACGAGTACGGCGTCGACATCGACGTCGGGACGTTCCACGCGCTGTGGTACTACCTCGTCCGTGACTTCCTCGGGTACGACCGGGTCACGCCGCTGATGAACGACCCCCACATCGAAGACATCTCGTGTGACGGCTACGACCTGCCCATCTTCGTCTACCACAGCGGCTACACCGACATCGAGACGAGCGTCACGTTCGACCAGGAGAAACTCGACAACTACGTCGTCCGACTCGCCCAGCGGTCGGGGCGACACGTCAGCGTCGGCGACCCCGTCGTCGGCACGACGCTCCCGAACGGGTCGCGCGCGGAGTTGGCTCTGGGCGAGGAGGTCACCCCCCGGGGGTCGGCCTTCACCCTCCGGATGTACGCCGACGAGCCCTTCACGCCAATCGACCTCATCGACTACGGGACGTTCTCGGTCGAGCAGATGGCGTACCTGTGGCTCTGTATCGAGAACAACCGCTCGCTCATCTTCGCCGGCGGGACGGCGTCGGGGAAGACGACGTCGATGAACGCCGTGTCGATGTTCATTCCGCCGCGGTCGAAAGTGCTGACCATCGAGGACACCCGCGAACTGACGCTGTATCACGACAACTGGCTCTCTTCTGTCACGCGAACCCGACTCCACGAGGGGGCGGACATCGACATGTACGACCTCCTCCGGTCGGCGCTCAGACACCGGCCCGAGTTCATCATCGTCGGCGAGGTGCGCGGCGAGGAGGCCGTGACGCTGTTCCAGGCGATGAACACCGGGCACACGACGTTCTCGACCATGCACGCCGACAGCGTCGAGACGGTGATCAACCGACTGGAGAACGAGCCCATCAACGTCCCGCGGGCCATGGTGCAGTCGCTGGACCTGCTGTGCGTGCAGACGCTCACGCGGTTCGACGGCGAGCGCGTTCGCCGCTCGAAGGGCATCGGCGAAATCGGCAGCATCGACCAGCGGACGGGCGAACTCGACTACTCGAACGCCTTCGCGTGGAACGCGGAGACGGACAGCTTCGACCGCTTCGACAGCACGCTCCTCGACGACATCCGCGACGACCGCGGCTGGACGCAGACGGAACTCCGCCGGGAGATGCGGAACCGCGAGCGCTTCCTCCGGTTCCTCGCGGAGCGCGGGGTGAACGACTACCGGACGTTCACCGCGCTCGTCAACGAGTACTACGTCCACCCCGACCGCGTCATGCAGCGCGTCGAGGAGGCCCGCGAGGCGGAGGTCCCCGCGGAGTAG
- a CDS encoding DUF7550 family protein — translation MDDHAHGDDHHAGEGHEDHRGQSEGEDVGHGDFHGANEDHRTTSPMQAFSTSQVGIGLAVLVVGLVVVFGIPLLAA, via the coding sequence ATGGACGACCACGCTCACGGAGACGACCATCACGCGGGCGAAGGCCACGAGGACCACCGGGGGCAGAGCGAGGGCGAAGACGTCGGCCACGGCGACTTCCACGGCGCCAACGAGGACCACCGGACCACCTCGCCGATGCAGGCGTTCAGCACCTCGCAGGTCGGCATCGGCCTCGCCGTCCTCGTCGTCGGCCTCGTCGTCGTGTTCGGGATTCCGCTGCTCGCAGCCTGA
- a CDS encoding DNA-directed RNA polymerase subunit L, with protein MELRVIDKTDEQLRLEIAGEDHTFMNVLKGSLLETPGVAAATYDVNPEQSGGQTEPILTLKTESGVDPLDALADAAGRVQEMTTAFRDAFEAAL; from the coding sequence ATGGAACTGCGGGTCATCGACAAGACGGACGAGCAACTCCGCCTCGAGATCGCCGGCGAGGACCACACGTTCATGAACGTCCTCAAGGGAAGCCTCCTGGAGACGCCGGGCGTCGCCGCGGCGACGTACGACGTCAACCCCGAGCAGTCCGGCGGACAGACCGAACCGATCCTCACGCTGAAGACCGAATCGGGCGTCGACCCGCTCGACGCGCTCGCCGACGCGGCCGGGCGCGTCCAGGAGATGACGACCGCGTTCCGCGACGCGTTCGAGGCGGCGCTCTGA
- the hisF gene encoding imidazole glycerol phosphate synthase subunit HisF, with protein sequence MLTKRIIPCIDVDLDDEGNAAVYTGVNFEDLKYTGDPVEMAKRYNEAGADEFVFLDITASAEGRETMLDTVSQVADEVFIPLTVGGGIRTREDIKETLRAGADKVSINTAALENPDLIDEGARAFGSQCIVISVDARRRYDESGEFYEEVDGESCWFECTVKGGREGTGVDVVEWAKEAESRGAGELFVNSIDTDGTKDGYDIPLTRAVCDTVSTPVIASSGCGGPEHAYEVFTEANADAALAASIFHFDEYTIREVKEYLAERDVPVRLPE encoded by the coding sequence ATGCTCACGAAGCGAATCATCCCCTGTATCGACGTCGACCTCGACGACGAGGGGAACGCGGCCGTCTACACGGGCGTCAACTTCGAGGACCTCAAGTACACCGGCGACCCCGTCGAGATGGCGAAGCGGTACAACGAGGCGGGCGCCGACGAGTTCGTCTTCCTCGACATCACCGCCTCGGCGGAGGGCAGAGAGACGATGCTCGACACGGTGTCGCAGGTCGCCGACGAGGTGTTCATCCCGCTCACGGTCGGCGGCGGCATCCGAACCAGAGAGGACATCAAAGAGACGCTCCGGGCGGGCGCGGACAAGGTGTCGATCAACACCGCCGCCCTCGAAAACCCCGACCTCATCGACGAGGGCGCGCGCGCGTTCGGCTCGCAGTGTATCGTCATCTCCGTCGACGCACGCCGCCGATACGACGAATCCGGCGAGTTCTACGAGGAGGTCGACGGCGAGTCGTGCTGGTTCGAGTGCACCGTGAAGGGCGGTCGCGAGGGAACCGGCGTCGACGTCGTCGAGTGGGCGAAGGAGGCCGAGTCGAGAGGTGCGGGCGAACTGTTCGTCAACAGCATCGACACCGACGGCACGAAGGACGGCTACGACATCCCGCTCACCCGAGCCGTCTGCGACACCGTCTCGACGCCCGTCATCGCCTCGTCGGGCTGTGGCGGTCCCGAACACGCCTACGAGGTGTTCACCGAGGCGAACGCCGACGCGGCGCTCGCGGCCTCGATCTTCCACTTCGACGAGTACACCATCCGCGAGGTCAAGGAGTACCTCGCCGAGCGCGACGTCCCGGTCCGTCTTCCGGAGTAG
- a CDS encoding DUF5793 family protein produces MRRDYFTLDVHDVDWVDEGGTPQQPLVRIDFHGPHDSLTERLSTADGDLLSAAETDVAFRLVDTLDDGEDGDTDEPSGVVGVTNRLTGDFILELNESAENVFRFIKAAREYGRHADADDGRYRVEITLDGDDLAVYEKQTFLVYDADGHLLRSESLIPSGVEL; encoded by the coding sequence ATGAGGCGCGATTACTTCACGTTGGACGTCCACGACGTCGATTGGGTCGACGAAGGCGGAACTCCCCAGCAGCCGCTGGTACGAATCGATTTCCACGGACCGCACGACTCACTCACAGAGCGCCTCTCTACCGCCGACGGTGACCTCCTCTCCGCGGCCGAGACTGACGTCGCGTTCCGACTCGTCGACACGCTCGACGACGGCGAGGACGGCGACACCGACGAGCCGAGCGGCGTGGTCGGCGTCACGAACCGGCTGACCGGCGACTTCATCCTCGAACTCAACGAGTCCGCCGAGAACGTCTTCCGGTTCATCAAGGCCGCACGCGAGTACGGACGGCACGCCGACGCGGACGACGGGCGCTACCGGGTCGAGATAACGCTCGACGGCGACGACCTCGCCGTCTACGAGAAACAGACGTTCCTCGTCTACGACGCCGACGGCCACCTCCTCCGCTCGGAGAGCCTCATCCCCTCGGGCGTCGAACTGTAA
- a CDS encoding MBL fold metallo-hydrolase, whose amino-acid sequence MSTNSSPSPGTDVRRIQLGNTVFEGKNDVYVLHEGDELALVDAGVALPETRAELESGLRDLGCALDDVGDVVLTHWHADHAGLAGEIQAESGATVHVHAADADLVSGSASAWEDYRAREERRFEEWRLPAESREALRSFIDTHSDGRGEPVDVSPIEDGDRLRVGGVDLTAVHLPGHAAGLCGFAFEREGAKEAFVGDAVLPKYTPNVGGADLRVDAPLQQYVESLGRVVDAGWRRAWPGHRDPIDAPTDRARTILEHHRERTRRVVGVLDDHGPCDVWTVSAHLFGDLREIHILHGPGEAWAHLDHLAHAGAVERDGHGYRLVDPAVDVASLFPTL is encoded by the coding sequence ATGTCTACGAACTCGAGTCCGTCGCCGGGGACGGACGTTCGACGTATCCAGCTTGGGAACACCGTCTTCGAGGGAAAGAACGACGTCTACGTGCTCCACGAGGGGGACGAACTCGCACTCGTCGACGCGGGCGTTGCCCTCCCGGAGACCAGAGCGGAACTCGAATCGGGGCTGCGTGACCTCGGCTGTGCCCTCGACGACGTCGGCGACGTCGTTCTCACTCACTGGCACGCCGACCACGCGGGTCTCGCCGGAGAGATCCAGGCCGAGAGCGGCGCGACGGTCCACGTCCACGCCGCCGACGCCGACCTCGTCTCGGGGTCGGCGTCGGCGTGGGAGGACTACCGCGCCCGCGAGGAACGACGCTTCGAGGAGTGGCGGCTCCCGGCCGAGTCACGCGAGGCGCTCCGTTCGTTCATCGACACGCACTCCGACGGCCGCGGCGAACCGGTCGACGTCTCTCCCATCGAGGACGGCGACCGCCTGCGCGTCGGCGGCGTCGACCTCACGGCCGTCCACCTGCCGGGACACGCGGCCGGCCTGTGTGGGTTCGCGTTCGAGCGCGAGGGTGCGAAAGAGGCGTTCGTCGGCGACGCCGTCCTCCCGAAGTACACGCCGAACGTCGGCGGCGCGGACCTCCGCGTCGACGCCCCGCTCCAGCAGTACGTCGAGAGCCTCGGACGGGTCGTCGACGCCGGATGGCGCCGCGCGTGGCCCGGTCACCGCGACCCCATCGACGCGCCGACCGACCGAGCCCGGACGATTCTCGAACACCACCGCGAGCGGACGCGCCGCGTCGTCGGCGTGCTCGACGACCACGGCCCGTGCGACGTCTGGACCGTCTCGGCGCACCTCTTCGGCGACTTAAGGGAGATCCACATCCTGCACGGTCCCGGCGAGGCGTGGGCACACCTCGACCACCTCGCACACGCCGGCGCCGTCGAGCGTGACGGCCACGGGTACCGTCTCGTCGACCCCGCGGTGGACGTCGCGTCGCTGTTCCCCACCCTGTGA